From the genome of Leptospiraceae bacterium:
GTTACGGGAGAAAGAGAAAGATGCGAACTAGCAGGTATGAATGACTACCTGACCAAACCTGTAATAAAAAGTTCCATTGAAAACTCAATTCTGAAATGGCTAAGCGGAAACGATTCCTTTCTCATAAAAACAGAGAATGAACCAGCTCCAGTAGTTTATATGCACTATAATGAAAAAATGCTACTAGAAAGGTTACAAGGTGACGAAGAATTTTTACATAGTTTACACGCGAAAGTAAAAGAAGACTTCAACTCAGATTTTTTGAAACTATCTGAAAGTTATGAAGAGAAAAACTTTACCAAATTTAACGCTGCCGCTCATAAAATCAAAGGAACTGCCCTAACGCTTTGCTTTGAAAATCTAGCAAATTTGACTAGCATACTTGAATCACTAGAAGCATTCGAAGAAGAAAATATTCGAGAACAGATTAGCCAAGTTCAAGAGGAGATTGAACTGTTAAAAACCATGATTTCATAGTAAAGAGTTTGACTTTATTTGTCCAAACAGCCTTTATTAGAGCCAGCGTTAATTTGTAACGAGTTCTTTGAAGAAAAAGAATTTAGAGAAGTAAAGCTTTATCCTTATTGCGGTCGTGGCACTGCATATAACTTCGCGTGAGCCACTGCGGAGATGAACTATGTTCGGAAGTTGTTCACCTCCTTGCTCCGAGCCGGCTTAGTTGTATTAGCCACACTTTGTAGTAGTTTTGTTGAACTACGCAAGTCCAGTGCCTTCACTACTGTCACAAAACTTGCAAGAGGGGATAAGCAAGTTTATGTGCCATCCGTTCAGTCACAGGACATTACAGTACTTGGTCGGTTTGAGACATAGGAAAAATGACGAGAAAAATGCTTGGGGCATTTTCTCGCCATTTTTCCTACGTCGGCTACGCTTAACGTTAGACGCTATTCTTAGTAATCATAGGAGAATAAATGGATTTAATTGACTTAATCACAGAATTGACTTTAAAACTGATCCCACCAGTAAATGAAATAAAAGCAGATATTGCTGACTTAAAGAAAGCTCATCCGTATATGAGTAAAGTTGATTTGGCTAATGAATATGCGGATATAATTTGTTGGAAATATACCTCCGTTGGTGTCATTTCTGCCTTACCTTCAGTTATTCCAGGTCTAGGCACTACCGCACAAGTAATGACGGAGGTAGGATCAATAGGTACAGATTTAGCACTTATGATACGTTGGATGGGCTCAATATGCCTTGGAGTAGGATTAATTTTCGAAAGAGATATTGAAAATAATTTTAACAGAGAATTTATAGCTGTTTTAGGGAAATGGTGTGGTGTAATTGATTTAGCCAAAAACAGCACAGGATATGTTGCTACAAAAATAGCCAATGCTCAATTTAAAAAACTTCCTGCTGATTTACTTATTAAAATAAATCAGAGAGTTGGTACAACAATACTTACTAAATATGGAACAAAAAGAGGAGGGATTGCAGTAGGAAAGCTCATTCCATTTGGTATTGGTGCAGTGATCGGTGGAAGTTTTAATCTAGCTACAATGAAATACTTCAAAAAAAAAGCAATTGAACATTTTCAAACAGACGACAAAGAGGAGTTTATAGTTAATTAATATGAGAAAAGAAAATACGATGGATATTTTGAAAATTTTTTTTGCTTTTGCATGGATAGACCATACAATCACAAAAGAAGAATCTGCAATCTTAGCTGAAATAAAATCTTGGTTTGAATTATCAGATTTAGAAAAACAAATAATTATAGAATGGGAGCAAAGTCCAATTCCATTAAATGAACTTTTATTAATAGATTATAATAATTTTTCTTCAGAACAAAAGGAATTAGTAATTTATTTATTAGAATATTTAGCTAAATCAGATAGCAAGATAACAACAGAGGAAATAATTGTAATAAGAATGATTAAAGAAAAAATGGAATTATTAGATTTAAAAATGGAAACGATTGCAGAAAATATTAAACGCTCAATAAAATTATATACTGGATTATCTAGTATATGATAAAAACAGCGGCTAACAAAGCGTGATCTGCGGCGAGGCAAGCAAAGATTTGCCTCTTGCTCCGAGTCTGACATAATTGTTATAGAAGAATTTTTTGTTCTAAGTGAACCATGCAAAAAATACGCCTTCGCTCCAGTCACGGAAAATTGCAAACAAAAGCAATTTCCGTGCCTTCCGCTCAGTCATATTTTGTTGCTTGTTTTTGTGGACTCGGAGACGTTGAAATACAATGAATTAAGTGCTACCGCATTTTTTCGTTTTATTTCAACGTCAGATATGCTAAACGTTATGCGGTATTCTATTTTAAATTGGGAGTTATTAAGATGAGTAAAAAGAAAAAGCAGAAAGACATATTAGCCTATGTAAATAATGTTTTTGATCTCTTTGATAGAATAGATAGAGAATTATATGGAAAAAGATTAAAGATTGCAATTACTCTTTCGATTGTTCTATCGATAGTTTTACCAATTCTTAATTTTATATCTGATAGCGAGAGCATAGCTACTTTAACCGATTACCTTACTTACTTAGCAACATTTTTCGCTATTACAGTTGTTTTCGCGTGGATTGGAAGCATGCGTGATGACGATGAATGGTCTTGGAAAAAGAGTTTTGAGAGAATGTATAGTAGATTGAAAATATACTATTATATTATTTTAGAAAAGGCGTATGATTTTAAGGACAAAGACAAAAAAGACAGAATTTATTTGGCAAGTATATATCTTCTTGTTTTAGGAATTGGAATTCGAGGTCTCCAAGTTGTCTTAATTTTTATGAGAGGCATAATGGAATGGATTACCGCTGATAAATGGAATACTTTTCGTTATTGGGATAAGCATGTTACATATTTCGCTTTTATTTGTATTGTTGTAGGTTTCATACTGTTAGCCGTTGTAATAAAAAAAGACCCAGATAAAATTAAATCTAAATTTTCGATTCCTTCACGCAAAAAAGGAATTGAGTTTCAATCATGGGAAAATATTAAAATATTTAATGAGTTTGTTGTAAGTTTAAACGATGAAGTAAAGATGGGAACGTTAATGAATAAATGCAATAATCCGCTCCTGTTTAACTTTCTCAAAGCTATGCAAAATTGGAATCCAAATACAAAATACTTAGAATGCTCTTATAGAGATAGATTATGCAAACATTTATGGGAAAATTTATCTGATGTAGAGACATTGCCTGAGTATCCGTTAAAAGAATTTTCACACAGTGGTCAAAGACTCAAGGCTGACATTGTTGTAGGTGATACTATTTTGATTGAGATGAAACAACATCCAAATTCAACGAATTTACAAAAAGCAAAAGGTCAAGTTGAAGATTACTTAAATGTGTGGAGAGGTCGTGGTCCAGTAGTTTTAGTATTATGCCATGCAGATTTAGAAATAGCAAAAAGGTCACTTGAGCAATTTATTTCTGACCAAAATAAATTGAATAAAGTAGTGTTTGCTCTTGTGATTGAGCCAAAATGGAACACTGCCTAATTGCGAGTATCCGCTGCGGTAACGGAATTTACCAATCATCTTAATCCCAAAACATTGCTCTGAGCCGGCCGAACGTGTTACAGTTCAGACAGGGACTTCCTTCGTGTTTGCGATACACTTAGATTACCTCTAAAGTTAGCTCTAAAGATAGGTGCATAGATAGGTAAAAAATTTTATAGGTAAGTTTACACCTATGTTTACCCCCATATTTACACCCAAACTAAGTGTATCGCCATCCTATACAAATTGTATAGAAATAGCAAATTTCTTTTTTAACAATAACTGTTTAATGGATAGTAGCCACCACAAGACTAAAACAGCCAAAATTACGCACTACCAATCAGACTATGCGCAACTGCATAGCTTGGCTGCTGGTGAGCAATGAATGACCCAAGGGAATGAAATTGCGAAAGGGTGGTAATTTATCATAAATCGCAACAGTGCGCAACTGCGTAATAATTTAAAAAATATTTTTTTCGTATTTTTTTATTCATAAAGTTTCCATTAGCCCCTCACGAAGATTTGAATAACCTCAATATGTATTTGAGAATTACAAATAGTATCCCCTCTCCGGTCACTGAGTAGCCAATTCTTATTGGCGTATCGAATGTGTTAGGAGAGGGGCATTACTAAAAAACAATGCAACCCCGAAAGAATCGGGGAGAGGTAAGGAACTCATACTTATGAAAACATTATCAATCTTTAAAGCAAAAGTCATCGAAGTAATTGATGGCGATACATTCCGAGGGGAAGTGAATCTTGGTTTCGATATTCGGATAACAAGAAGTTTCCGTGTTTACGGAATTGATGCACCGGAAATCTTTCGTCCAAAATCTGACATGGAACGTGTAAAAGGTGTCCTGGCTCGTGACAAAGCTTCTGAACTACTTTTGGATAAAGAAGTCGAAATCAGGCTTCGTGGATCAGAAAAATATGGATGCTCTCTTGTAGAAGTCATCCTACCGGATAACAAACCTTATGCGGAAGTTATGCGCGAAGAAGGTTTTGATAAGTCAAAAGGCAAACGAAAACAACCAATTCTTAGTTTTATCTAAGTGTTGGAGTAAATACAAGTAACCCTCTTTACTGTGTTTATACATTACAAAAATGAGGACAAAATCAAATAACTCAGCCTCGAAGAAATCGAGGTGAGAAAAGGAAATTATTATATGGCAAAATTAACAAGAAAAATTTTAGGAAATGTCAACGGCGCAGTTGGAGACATTACATTCGCAAACTGGAAAGGCAGAACTGTCATCAAAGCAAAATCAGAAGGTAGTAAGGCAGACCCGACTGTAGCACAGTTACTCGTCCGTGAGAAATTCAAAGTTCTAACAGAACTTTCGAATGCATTTGTGCAAGTAATCCCGCTTGGTCTAGAATCAGCAGCGATTACCGCTTACAATTTATTTAGGAGATTAAATTTTCCGGCTATCGAAGGAACGTTAGGCGCATTGACCGTCGACCATGCCATTATTTTGGTCAGTCGTGGTAACTTAGCAACCCTAAATGGATTAGGTTTCGCCGCAGCTGGTCTAAATATTAACGCTACTTGGAATTTTGGAGACTATGGAGATGCAACAGACACAATCACGCTAGTGGTTTATTGCCCTGACCTGAAAAAGACTGTTGTTACAACAGGTGCTCTTCGTTCTAGCGGTACAATAGCAATATCTGTTCCAGCAGCCTGGGCGACAAAAGAAGTTCATGCCTATATCTATTCAGGCAATGATGAAACAAAAAGTACCTCTCAGTATTTAGGTAGTTTAACAATTTAAGTAAGTAATCCCCCTTTGTCCACTTTCGCAAAGGGGGATTCTTCGAGCCTACTTATTGGTATTCACTATGGCAAAACTATCTAAACAAACAAATAACAATCTTCATGGTAAACTTGGAAATGTCGTTTACTATGAATTAAACGGTAAATCCTGTGTCCGCAGTTTACCAACAACTTACAAAGATAAAAAAAGCGAAAAACAATTATTACATAGAAAACGGATCGCTACATTCGGACAATTATTTCAACTCTTTCGACCTGCTATTCGATTGGATGTCAAAAAAAAGCATCAAAATCAATCCAGTCTCTTTTTACAATTAAACTGGGTAAATGTAATCGTACACGATTTAAACTCGGTTCAAATTAATTTTGAACAAATTATTTTATGTAATCAGATACATATTAAACTTCTGAATTTAGTTGTAACTCCGTTTCCTGAAAAAGTCACATTCGAATGGGATGCGGATAATGTATTGGATGATTCCTTTTTGGTTCTTTGTGCAGTCTATTGCAAAGGCATACAAGAAGTATACACAAGCGAAGTTAAACGAAATGCGTTGTCTACCTTTGTAAATCTTCCTTCCGGTGCAGGGGAAATTGCTACCTATACCTACACTTACAGGAGAGCACAATGACAGAAATACTTCTCAATATCAAAAAGAATATCTACGAGTTATTGTCTGCTATTTTGTTAATTGGTTTGTTTTATGCGAAGAACAAACTCGTTCACGATTATTTCAGTTACAGGGGAGTGTTTCAATCCATTCGGTTTAAGATTTTTAAAATCGAAAAACTCTCTCAACTCTTAGTTCTCTCCAATGCGGATCGTTGTGTATTATACGAATTAGCTGGAGATACTTTTATTCCCACTGCTTTTAGTTTAAGAGATGGAATTAGTTTTCAACATGGAGAAAGCATCGACAAAGATGATTCGCTCTTTGATTGGTCAAGTAAAAAGGAATATGTTTGGAATGAGGTTACTAAGTATTTACCTGTATCCTCTCTCAACTCTTGTAAATCAATTCTTTATTCTTTGATTAAAACTAATAATGGGACACCAGCAGCTATTCTAATGCTGCACTATGTATTTAAAGCGGAAACAAACACAAACTTTGCATTACTCAATGCATACAGATTAAAAATTAAGGACATTATAAATATGGAAAAAGAAGATTCCAAAAAACTAATCGGAGTTCTAATCTCATTTCTTACGAAATTAGTAGACCTCATCACAATCAAAAATATTTTACGGATTGCTCTTATGGTTTTAAACATTCGAGTAATTCAAGCAGAACTTGCCAGGGAGGGGCATACACTCATTACCCTTCCTATTTTCGGTATGACATCGGATATTCCGCTTGTCTTACTTCTTTTCTTTGCTGCTGTTGCCAATTCTGGTATCTTAGAGGGACTAATCTTTCTCTATGCCAAGTTTTTAGAAGGTAGATTAAAACCAAAAAGGAGAAGAACATGAATGACAAACAGATTATTTCTCCCACTGGTAAATCACTTCGGATCATGGATCATTTTGGGTCTGGACTCTACAATGCTCCAAGAGGATCAGTAAAACATAACGGAGTAGATTTTCTTTGCGACCCCGGACAAATCATATTAGCCCCTGTGGATGGTGTTATTATTCGAATTGCCTATCCTTATGCTAAACATCAATATACAGGAGTGCTGATAGAAAATGACTCTCTAAGTCTCAAGATGTTCTACTTCGCTCCGGACAAAAAAATCATCGGAAAAAAAGTCTCTCGTGGACAGCGTATTGGTATTGCGCAAGATATTTCGAAACTGTACAACACAGGTAAAAAAAAGATGCTACCACATATTCACCTACAAATAGAAAGCATCGATCCTATGATATTAATTCTATAAAATAGAAAACTATGATACTTGAGACTAGCAACAGAATATTAGAAAATGCTAATGAATTAATAATCTAGCCCGCGGCAGCTGCCCTACTCACTTGAACGCTGGCCTAACCTGAACTCAATCATTGCTTTTGAGAAGCAATGATAATAGCGATAGCGTAAGGTGAATCAATAAATCAGTATTCTTTTTTGAGGATGGGCAACCGTCCTCTTTTTTTAATTTTTCAAATGCAAAAAGGTCTTAATGGAGCATTTGCAGCGTGTTATTTCCAAAAATGCCGCTGTTAAACCGCCCCCAGCTCTGATGGAGCTGTCTAGCAAACCTCCGCTCCTACCGCCTGATGGCTATCGGAGCTACGTTGGGCTTTCTTTTCTTTTTTGCTTACTTTTTTCTTTTCTTTCCCATATCAAACTGCGACCGAGCAGTTTGGGGATGAACAGAGTGAATGGGCGGAAAAAGAAAAAAGTAAGATTACTCTGGGACGAAGTAGTTTGGCGACTTGACAAAGTCGCACTATTTTGCGTAAAATCAGTTATTAGGATTATTTCAAAGGGAATACATCGAGAAAAACGAAAGAAATAGTACTGACAGTCTGACTAATTATAAAACCATGAATTTGTGAAGAGTAAAAGTATTTTTTTTAGCGTATTGGTATTTCTTTTTATTTGTGTTCCTTTGTTCAGTCAGGCAAAAGTAGAGAAGTCAAATCCTAAGGATGCATTTGTCGAGGAAGACGAAGATTCACCTGCGGTCGATTTGTTCCGAAAAAGAGAGTTTGAACTAGGAATTCGATATGGAATTGGCTATAAACCAGAAGATAGGTTTGAGTCTCAACTGAAAAATTATAAGTCTGAATCTTCTCCTCTTGTGTATAGTTTTACGCAAGTAAGTCCTTTTCGAAATACTGCAAACGCAGAGTTTTTGGCGAGAATTCGTTTGTATGAAAATTCAAAAGTTGGATTTGTTTATGGAAATGCACAATTTAATCGTTTCTATTTAAATGAGATTACTAGTATTTATACGCCTAACGTATATACTGCGACACGATTAAATTTTAATCTTAGAGTAGAATATTTTTTTTTGGCATACTACCATGAATTTAAATTTAAAAATTTTTATATTGAAGCTGGTATGGGAATGGGAGTAAATACAATCACTTGGAAAACGGACGGAAATATTTTTTCAAGGAATGAATATACACCACAAGATGGATTTATGGTGGGCAATGGACTTGGTTATAAACTAGAACTTTCGCTTAATAAAAAAATTACAAATTTTTGGATTTTGCAATTTGGAGGGTTTTATAACTATTATACGACACCTTCCTTTAATGGTACATTTAATGATCAGAGTGGTTCTTTTTATATTAGATCAGACGGGACAGTTGCACCACTTTCCTCATCAGAATTTAGAGATACGATTATAGATACTAATTTTGCATCTAGACAATTGGATATGAGGGCAGGTAATATTGTTTTATTTGTTTCGAGTATTTTTCGTTTTTCACTTTGAATTTCTTTTCAATTTTCAAATTGTAATTATATCTGTCCGTTTAAAAATAGGTTTATATTTAATATGTCTTTTTGCAAATTAAATTAGAGATAGTTGTTCTTGTATTGATATTATGATTCGATGGATTTTATTAATTATAATTTTTGCTTTCTTTATTAATTGTGAAGAAGAAAATTCTATTAAGGCTAAGAATGATTATCTTTCCGTCTCTTATGCATTATCAAAAAAAAATCTAGAAAATAATTCTACTAATATTGCAGATCATAATAAACTAGAAGTTCAAATTAGTCTCTATCGAAAAATTCATAATGACGCACTTGCACTTTACAAAGGGAAAAAATATTTAGACTCCGTAGGTAAGTTTGAAGAGGCATTGGATATTCACATCGAACCAGAAACCTATTACCACTATGGAAAAAGCCTTATGAGTATTGGTAAATTTTCGGAAGCAATTAAAGCGTATGAATTAGCAGACATACTTGAATATGAAAATAAAATCAATTTATACTACAATATTGCCTGTGCTTATAGTCTTTCAAATGAGCCGGAATTCGCTATAAAATATTTGTATTTATCAATTTTAAAGGGGTTTAAGTTTTTTTCAATTTTAGATCAGGATTCAAATCTAACTTATATACGTAAAAATCCAAAATGGAAACAGATTTTATTACATATTACTTCGGATAAATTATCAACTAAGAATCCAAAGGAATTTTTAACAAATCAAACTAAAAAAATAAAATTAAAAAGTAATTCTAAAACATATATTTACGGAAGTAACGGAGAAGATTCAGATAATATTGAAATAGAACTTTTTGATGGGATGGCTTTTTACAGAGAAGAGACCGTAGAAAAAGAAGGTCATACAGTCATTAAATTAATGGTAGGTACTTATAAAATTCAAAAAGACTCCTTAGTTATAGAATTAA
Proteins encoded in this window:
- a CDS encoding TerB family tellurite resistance protein; protein product: MRKENTMDILKIFFAFAWIDHTITKEESAILAEIKSWFELSDLEKQIIIEWEQSPIPLNELLLIDYNNFSSEQKELVIYLLEYLAKSDSKITTEEIIVIRMIKEKMELLDLKMETIAENIKRSIKLYTGLSSI
- a CDS encoding M23 family metallopeptidase, yielding MNDKQIISPTGKSLRIMDHFGSGLYNAPRGSVKHNGVDFLCDPGQIILAPVDGVIIRIAYPYAKHQYTGVLIENDSLSLKMFYFAPDKKIIGKKVSRGQRIGIAQDISKLYNTGKKKMLPHIHLQIESIDPMILIL